One Campylobacter lari DNA segment encodes these proteins:
- a CDS encoding tRNA (cytidine(34)-2'-O)-methyltransferase, translated as MFHIVLVEPRIPQNTGSIGRMCFNAGFTLHIINPLFSIDEKAVRRAGLDYWKKLNPLLWDNLEDFLKKYEKFQDRFFFATTKTTQAYFDVNYQKGDFLFFGSESFGLPMDLMQKKWENAITIPMKDCGRSLNLATSVGIVSYEALRQNFASFEKF; from the coding sequence ATGTTTCATATAGTCTTAGTTGAGCCTCGCATACCGCAAAATACAGGAAGTATAGGTAGAATGTGTTTTAATGCAGGATTTACTTTGCATATTATTAATCCACTTTTTAGTATTGATGAAAAGGCGGTTAGAAGAGCAGGGCTTGATTATTGGAAAAAGTTAAATCCTTTATTATGGGATAATTTAGAAGATTTTTTAAAAAAATATGAAAAATTTCAAGATAGATTTTTCTTTGCAACAACTAAAACCACTCAAGCTTATTTTGACGTAAATTATCAAAAAGGCGATTTTTTGTTTTTTGGAAGTGAAAGCTTTGGTTTACCTATGGATTTAATGCAAAAAAAATGGGAAAATGCTATTACTATACCGATGAAAGATTGTGGCAGAAGTTTAAATTTAGCTACAAGTGTAGGCATAGTGAGTTATGAAGCTTTGAGGCAAAATTTTGCCTCTTTTGAAAAATTTTAA
- a CDS encoding amino acid ABC transporter ATP-binding protein, translating into MIKIENLIKKYGDLEVLKDISVEVHKGDIIAIIGPSGGGKSTFLRCLNKLETPDSGNIYINNVNILDKKADINKIRQKVSMVFQHFNLFNNKNVLENLCLAPVQTKIMSKDEAVKKARELLKKVGLSDKESYFPHKLSGGQKQRIAIARSLMMNPDVILFDEPTSALDPEMIGEVLNIMKEVAKEGLTMLVVTHEMGFARNVANRIFFMDKGIIAVDECPKIAFENPKNERLKEFLNQVLNH; encoded by the coding sequence ATGATTAAAATAGAAAATTTGATTAAAAAATACGGAGATTTAGAAGTTTTAAAAGATATTAGTGTTGAAGTGCATAAAGGCGATATTATTGCTATTATAGGGCCTAGTGGAGGCGGAAAAAGTACTTTTTTACGCTGCTTAAACAAACTTGAAACACCAGATAGTGGTAATATTTATATTAATAATGTCAATATACTTGATAAAAAAGCAGATATCAATAAAATTCGTCAAAAAGTAAGCATGGTGTTTCAACATTTTAATCTTTTTAATAATAAAAATGTTTTAGAAAATTTATGCTTAGCACCAGTACAAACTAAAATCATGAGCAAAGATGAAGCAGTAAAAAAAGCGCGGGAACTACTCAAAAAAGTTGGCTTAAGCGATAAAGAAAGCTATTTTCCTCACAAGCTTTCAGGTGGACAAAAACAGCGTATTGCTATAGCAAGATCATTGATGATGAATCCTGATGTGATTTTATTTGATGAGCCAACTTCGGCTTTAGATCCTGAGATGATAGGTGAGGTTTTAAACATCATGAAAGAAGTGGCTAAAGAAGGTTTAACCATGCTTGTAGTTACACATGAAATGGGCTTTGCAAGAAATGTAGCTAATCGAATTTTCTTTATGGATAAAGGCATTATAGCAGTAGATGAATGTCCTAAAATAGCTTTTGAAAACCCAAAAAATGAAAGATTGAAAGAATTTTTAAATCAAGTTTTAAATCATTAA
- a CDS encoding amino acid ABC transporter permease — protein sequence MKQNTMKIFVFFAIIVFWAYFSFPIEILQVKDQNGLATGEYAYTIEAKAYVHSYFTTLGLTVGGILIGIVLGFFLAFLRFLEIQSLNFIIDEYIDIIRGTPLLLQLLIFSVVIFATWSDNFYVAIIALGLNSSAYVAEIVRSGIQSVDKGQMEAARAMGLNYSASMRLIIFPQAIKNILPSLMNEFISLFKETSIVGYISVMDITMQSKSLQAIYYNPKPIIFTGLVYYVSVKFLTLIARFIEVRLNKHD from the coding sequence TTGAAACAAAATACGATGAAAATTTTTGTATTTTTTGCCATTATTGTTTTTTGGGCTTATTTTTCATTCCCTATTGAAATTTTACAAGTTAAAGATCAAAATGGTTTAGCCACAGGTGAATATGCTTATACTATAGAAGCCAAAGCTTATGTTCATAGTTATTTCACAACACTTGGTTTAACAGTGGGTGGAATTTTAATAGGAATAGTGCTTGGTTTTTTCCTAGCATTTTTAAGATTTTTAGAAATCCAAAGTTTAAATTTTATTATAGATGAATACATAGACATTATACGTGGAACCCCACTGCTTTTACAACTTTTAATTTTTTCAGTAGTGATTTTTGCTACTTGGAGTGATAATTTTTATGTAGCTATTATCGCGCTTGGGCTTAATAGCTCTGCTTATGTAGCTGAAATCGTAAGAAGTGGAATTCAAAGCGTAGATAAAGGACAAATGGAAGCAGCAAGAGCAATGGGGCTTAATTATTCTGCTTCTATGAGACTAATCATCTTCCCACAAGCAATTAAAAACATTTTACCTTCTTTAATGAATGAATTTATTTCCTTATTTAAAGAAACTTCAATAGTAGGTTATATTAGTGTTATGGACATTACCATGCAAAGTAAAAGCTTACAAGCAATTTATTATAACCCTAAACCTATTATTTTTACAGGACTTGTGTATTATGTAAGTGTTAAATTTTTAACACTCATTGCAAGATTTATAGAAGTGAGATTAAATAAACATGATTAA
- a CDS encoding alanine/glycine:cation symporter family protein: protein MDLISQFVAFVNNQYYSILVILLIVTGFYYSYLTGFVQFRMLPYVFDILTEKQEKHEKHHITPFQALMISTASRVGIGNIAGIAVAVVLGGPGALFWMWAMAFFGGASAFAESTLAQVYKSRDGKSFKGGPAYYISKALNLKWLGAIFAVILIITYAYGFNGLQSQTMTSAFEFYYKGMVDASEVSFAQSWWPIVIGAILAVFAAYMFFGDHTKIGKVSSVIVPIMAMIYVGLSIIAMFMNFDKIPEVFSMIFKSAFDFEAIFGGFAGSALVIGIKRGLFSNEAGMGSAPNAAASALTTHPAKQGVIQAFSVLIDVIICTSSGFLVLFSLAYANNIGVDGKPILTALPLVQESMKEYYGNLGVHFTTVSIVLFAITSLIGNYYYAQANIKYLTQNPIIINLFKASAVLMIFIGANMDLKFAWDLADTTMAFMATINIISILLLGGIVKKVLKDFSEQKRQGRDPVFSASKLGIKNAECWD from the coding sequence ATGGATTTAATATCCCAATTTGTTGCCTTTGTGAATAATCAGTATTATTCTATTTTAGTAATTTTACTTATTGTCACAGGGTTTTATTATAGTTATTTGACGGGTTTTGTGCAATTTCGAATGCTTCCTTATGTGTTTGATATCTTAACAGAAAAGCAAGAAAAGCATGAAAAGCACCATATTACTCCTTTTCAAGCTTTGATGATTTCAACAGCTTCAAGAGTTGGTATAGGAAATATCGCAGGTATTGCAGTAGCTGTTGTTTTGGGTGGGCCAGGTGCTTTGTTTTGGATGTGGGCTATGGCGTTTTTTGGTGGTGCCTCAGCTTTTGCAGAAAGTACTTTAGCACAGGTTTATAAAAGTCGTGATGGTAAAAGTTTTAAAGGTGGTCCTGCTTATTATATTAGCAAAGCCTTAAATTTAAAATGGCTTGGAGCTATATTTGCGGTGATTTTAATCATTACTTATGCTTATGGATTTAATGGTCTTCAAAGTCAAACTATGACTTCAGCATTTGAGTTTTATTATAAAGGTATGGTTGATGCTAGTGAAGTAAGCTTTGCTCAAAGTTGGTGGCCTATTGTAATAGGAGCAATTTTAGCTGTTTTTGCAGCTTATATGTTTTTTGGCGATCATACTAAAATAGGTAAAGTAAGCTCAGTTATCGTTCCTATTATGGCGATGATTTATGTTGGTTTATCTATCATAGCAATGTTTATGAATTTTGATAAAATTCCTGAAGTGTTTTCTATGATTTTTAAAAGTGCTTTTGATTTTGAAGCTATTTTTGGTGGATTTGCAGGTTCTGCTTTGGTTATAGGTATAAAAAGAGGATTATTTTCTAATGAAGCGGGTATGGGTTCAGCGCCAAATGCAGCAGCTTCAGCTCTTACAACTCATCCTGCAAAACAAGGGGTTATTCAGGCATTTTCTGTATTAATTGATGTGATTATTTGTACAAGTTCAGGATTTTTAGTGTTATTTTCACTTGCTTATGCAAATAATATCGGCGTAGATGGTAAGCCTATTTTAACAGCACTACCTTTGGTGCAAGAATCCATGAAAGAATATTATGGAAATTTAGGTGTGCATTTTACTACTGTTAGTATAGTTTTATTTGCTATTACTTCTTTGATAGGAAATTATTATTATGCTCAAGCAAATATTAAATACCTTACTCAAAATCCTATTATTATCAATCTTTTTAAAGCAAGCGCTGTGCTTATGATTTTTATTGGTGCAAATATGGATTTAAAATTTGCGTGGGATTTAGCTGATACTACCATGGCGTTTATGGCTACGATTAATATCATTTCTATTTTATTGCTTGGTGGTATAGTGAAAAAGGTATTAAAAGACTTTAGCGAGCAAAAAAGACAAGGCAGAGATCCGGTATTTAGTGCTTCAAAACTTGGTATTAAAAACGCAGAGTGTTGGGACTAA